One window of Methylococcus sp. EFPC2 genomic DNA carries:
- the gatB gene encoding Asp-tRNA(Asn)/Glu-tRNA(Gln) amidotransferase subunit GatB has translation MEWETVIGLEVHAQLATKSKIFSAAATAFGAEPNTQACAVDLGLPGVLPVLNAEAVRMAVKFGLAIGAHIAPRSVFARKNYFYPDLPKGYQISQYDLPVVGNGHLDILVDGEAKTVGITRAHLEEDAGKSLHEDFHGLTGIDLNRAGTPLLEIVSEPDLRSAKEAVAYLKKLHALVRYLEICDGNMQEGSFRCDANVSVRPKGQKEFGTRAEIKNVNSFRFVEKAINYEIERQIELIESGGQVVQETRLYDANKDETRSMRTKEEANDYRYFPDPDLLPLEIHGDFIAAVKQGLPELPDEKRDRFESQYGLNDYDATVLTATRELADYYEAVVEASNSDAKLCANWVMGDLSAALNKAGLEIDQSPVDSVRLAGLVQRIADDTISGKIAKQVFEALWESDKTADAVIEEQGLKQITDTSAIEAIIDQIIAANPDQVTQYRAGKDKLFGFFVGQAMKATGGKANPGQLNDLLKAKLQA, from the coding sequence ATGGAGTGGGAAACCGTCATCGGGTTGGAAGTTCACGCCCAACTCGCCACCAAGTCCAAGATATTCTCCGCCGCGGCCACCGCCTTCGGCGCCGAGCCCAATACTCAGGCCTGCGCGGTCGACTTAGGCCTGCCCGGCGTGTTGCCGGTGCTGAACGCCGAAGCCGTGCGCATGGCCGTGAAGTTCGGCCTCGCCATCGGTGCGCACATCGCGCCGCGTTCGGTGTTCGCGCGCAAGAACTACTTTTATCCCGACCTGCCCAAGGGCTACCAGATCAGCCAGTACGACCTGCCGGTGGTCGGCAATGGCCATCTCGACATCCTGGTCGACGGCGAGGCCAAGACCGTGGGCATCACCCGCGCCCACCTGGAGGAAGACGCCGGCAAGTCGCTGCACGAGGATTTCCATGGGCTGACCGGCATCGACCTGAACCGCGCCGGCACGCCGCTGCTGGAAATCGTCTCCGAGCCCGATCTGCGTTCGGCCAAGGAGGCGGTGGCCTATCTGAAGAAACTGCACGCCCTGGTGCGTTATCTGGAAATCTGCGACGGCAACATGCAGGAAGGTTCGTTCCGCTGCGACGCCAACGTATCCGTACGCCCCAAGGGACAGAAGGAATTCGGCACCCGCGCGGAAATCAAGAACGTCAATTCCTTCCGCTTCGTCGAGAAGGCCATCAACTACGAGATCGAACGGCAGATCGAGCTGATCGAATCGGGCGGCCAGGTGGTGCAGGAAACCCGGCTGTACGACGCCAACAAGGACGAAACCCGTTCCATGCGGACCAAGGAAGAGGCCAACGACTACCGCTATTTCCCCGACCCCGATTTGTTGCCGCTGGAGATCCACGGCGATTTCATCGCAGCGGTGAAGCAAGGCTTGCCGGAATTGCCGGACGAGAAGCGCGATCGCTTCGAGTCGCAATATGGCTTGAACGACTACGACGCCACCGTGCTGACCGCCACGCGCGAACTGGCCGACTACTACGAAGCCGTGGTCGAAGCGTCGAACAGCGACGCCAAGCTCTGCGCCAACTGGGTGATGGGCGATCTGTCCGCCGCACTCAACAAGGCCGGGCTGGAAATCGACCAGAGCCCGGTAGACTCCGTCCGTCTGGCCGGACTGGTGCAACGCATCGCCGACGACACCATTTCCGGCAAGATCGCCAAGCAAGTGTTCGAAGCGCTGTGGGAATCGGACAAGACCGCCGATGCCGTCATCGAGGAGCAAGGCCTCAAGCAGATCACCGACACGAGCGCCATCGAGGCCATCATCGACCAGATCATCGCCGCCAATCCGGATCAGGTGACGCAATACCGCGCCGGCAAGGACAAGCTGTTCGGCTTCTTCGTCGGCCAGGCCATGAAAGCCACCGGCGGCAAGGCCAATCCGGGCCAGCTCAACGACTTGTTGAAGGCCAAGCTGCAAGCTTAG
- the rodA gene encoding rod shape-determining protein RodA: MPFETDVLNRRIGSPPHQHWLQRLHIDWPLLAGLLALSGAAMVILYSAGGQKLDVVLRQAGRLGLALGVMTVIAQIHPRHLRAYSPVLYGLGALLLAAVMVMGETSLGAQRWLNLGVVRFQPSEMTKLSTPMMLAWFMATQPVPPRFRQVLVAGVLILLPTLMIAKQPDLGTAFLVGVAGAAVLFLAGLRWAYIAALAALGGALLPVMWHLMHDYQRDRVLMFLNPEADPLGRGYHIIQSKIAIGSGGLYGKGWLQGTQSHLEFLPERSTDFIFAVFAEEFGLLGCLGLLGIYLFILGRCFYIVVQAQDKYARLLSGALTVTFFVYIFVNTGMVIGILPVVGVPLPLVSYGGTSMVTLLAGFGILMSIQTHNRYPSN, translated from the coding sequence ATGCCATTCGAAACCGATGTACTCAATCGCCGCATCGGCTCTCCGCCTCACCAGCATTGGCTGCAGCGCCTACACATCGACTGGCCCCTGCTGGCAGGTCTGCTGGCCTTGTCCGGTGCGGCCATGGTTATCCTCTACAGCGCCGGAGGCCAGAAGCTGGACGTGGTGCTGCGCCAGGCGGGCCGCCTGGGATTGGCGCTGGGCGTGATGACGGTCATCGCGCAGATACACCCGCGCCATTTGCGCGCCTACAGCCCAGTGCTCTACGGCCTCGGCGCGCTGCTGCTCGCGGCGGTGATGGTCATGGGAGAAACCTCGCTGGGTGCCCAGCGCTGGCTCAATCTGGGCGTGGTGCGCTTCCAGCCCTCGGAGATGACCAAGCTGTCGACGCCCATGATGCTTGCCTGGTTCATGGCCACCCAGCCTGTGCCGCCGCGCTTCCGCCAGGTTCTGGTGGCGGGCGTGCTGATCCTGCTGCCGACCCTGATGATCGCCAAACAGCCCGACCTCGGCACGGCTTTCCTGGTTGGCGTCGCGGGGGCGGCGGTGCTGTTCCTGGCCGGCCTCCGCTGGGCCTACATCGCCGCGCTGGCCGCATTGGGCGGGGCCTTGCTGCCGGTCATGTGGCACCTGATGCACGATTACCAGCGCGACCGCGTGCTGATGTTCCTCAATCCGGAGGCCGATCCGCTCGGCCGCGGCTACCACATTATCCAATCCAAGATCGCCATTGGTTCGGGCGGACTGTACGGCAAGGGCTGGCTGCAGGGGACCCAGTCTCACCTGGAATTTTTGCCGGAACGCTCGACCGACTTCATCTTCGCGGTGTTCGCCGAGGAGTTCGGCCTGCTGGGCTGCCTGGGCCTGTTGGGTATTTATCTGTTCATCCTGGGCCGCTGCTTCTACATCGTGGTCCAGGCCCAGGACAAATACGCCCGACTGCTGAGCGGCGCGCTGACCGTCACCTTCTTCGTCTATATCTTCGTCAACACCGGCATGGTCATCGGCATTTTGCCGGTGGTCGGCGTGCCCCTGCCTCTGGTCAGCTACGGCGGCACCTCCATGGTGACCCTGCTGGCCGGCTTCGGTATCCTGATGTCCATCCAGACCCACAACCGGTACCCGTCGAACTGA
- the mltB gene encoding lytic murein transglycosylase B, with the protein MKPVTALISFALAQAVCAPVVADIADRPDVRAFMQEVSARHRFAPAELENLFRQVDLQDKVLESISKPAEAKPWREYRKIFLTEKRIQAGANFWSANRAALEQAQDRYGVAPEMVVAILGVETTYGKRTGNYRVIDALSTLAFDYPRRADFFRKELEAFLLLCREEGVDPLLLKGSYAGAMGLPQFMPSSYRNYAADLERDGKRDIWGNPADAIASVARYFAENGWQSGGSVALPAKVAGNAFSRLLGQDVASSHTLPELLRFGVRPAGAVPPGAARYKLLSLEGESGLEYWLTLHNFEVITRYNHSPLYAMAAFQLGREVAARREPRAAP; encoded by the coding sequence ATGAAACCCGTCACCGCACTGATTTCGTTCGCGCTGGCTCAGGCCGTCTGCGCTCCGGTTGTCGCCGACATCGCCGACCGCCCGGACGTCCGGGCCTTCATGCAGGAGGTGAGCGCCCGCCATCGTTTCGCGCCGGCCGAACTGGAAAATCTGTTCCGCCAGGTGGACCTCCAGGACAAGGTATTGGAATCCATCAGCAAGCCGGCCGAAGCCAAGCCCTGGCGGGAGTACCGCAAGATATTCCTCACCGAAAAGCGAATACAGGCCGGGGCGAACTTCTGGAGCGCCAACCGCGCCGCGCTGGAGCAGGCCCAGGACCGTTACGGCGTGGCTCCCGAGATGGTCGTCGCCATCCTCGGCGTGGAAACCACCTACGGCAAGCGCACCGGCAACTATCGCGTAATCGACGCCTTGTCCACCCTGGCCTTCGACTACCCGCGCCGGGCCGATTTCTTCCGCAAGGAACTGGAAGCCTTTCTCCTCCTGTGCCGGGAAGAAGGCGTGGACCCGCTGCTGCTCAAGGGGTCTTATGCCGGCGCGATGGGATTGCCGCAATTCATGCCGAGCAGCTACCGAAACTATGCCGCCGACCTGGAACGCGACGGCAAGCGTGACATCTGGGGCAATCCGGCCGACGCCATCGCCAGCGTGGCCCGCTATTTCGCGGAGAACGGCTGGCAAAGCGGCGGGTCGGTCGCGCTGCCCGCCAAGGTGGCCGGCAACGCCTTTTCCCGCCTGTTGGGGCAAGATGTGGCATCCAGCCATACACTGCCCGAGTTGCTACGCTTCGGCGTACGACCCGCCGGCGCAGTGCCTCCAGGGGCGGCGCGCTACAAGCTGCTGTCGCTCGAGGGTGAGTCCGGTCTCGAATACTGGCTCACCCTGCACAACTTCGAAGTCATTACCCGTTACAACCACAGTCCGCTCTACGCCATGGCGGCCTTCCAACTGGGCCGGGAAGTGGCTGCCCGGCGGGAGCCCAGGGCCGCCCCCTAG
- the mrdA gene encoding penicillin-binding protein 2, whose protein sequence is MNLDFNPKDRFYENRLFLNRIVASVIFIVLATAGLVLRLVYLQVVGHEHYATLSRDNWVKIAPLPPTRGMIYDRNGEVLADNIPTYSLEIIPDRTSDLNATLAELKTLLNVSDEEIARFHALRHRRKTFESVPLRLQLSEEEIARFSVRMPHFPGVEVKARLLRTYPYGELTAHVVGYVGRISEAELQQLDPSVYSGTYHIGKNGVEKAYESVLHGKTGYEELETNVEGRSINVIGQNEPQSGADLHLSLDIKMQKIAYDALGDYNGAVVALDPATGQVLALVSKPSFDPNPFIQGIRRADYEALQASPDRPLYNRVLRGIYPPGSTVKPFMALAGLETGQIGAGGRIFCPGYFRLPGSSHKYRDWTKFGHGSVDMQSAITQSCDVYFYQLALQLGIDRMHDFMQRFGFGRETGVDLDGEKPGLYPSPEWKRKYRKQPWFAGETVIAGIGQGYVSVTPMQLARAVASLANQGRLVTPRLVAKMDAPPGVENPHPPVKGENLHISPNNWHTVVDAMTDVVHSQRGTAKLIAPGLAYRVAGKTGTAQVFSVRQDQDYKRMRVKDKLKDHAWFIAFAPAEAPRIAVVALAENGSHGGSVAAPIARKLMDYYLNGHDGSSSP, encoded by the coding sequence ATGAACCTCGACTTCAACCCCAAGGACCGTTTCTACGAAAACCGCCTGTTCCTCAACCGCATCGTCGCCAGCGTCATCTTCATCGTCCTGGCCACGGCGGGGCTGGTGCTCCGGCTGGTCTACCTGCAGGTCGTGGGGCACGAACACTATGCGACGCTGTCGCGCGACAACTGGGTGAAGATCGCCCCGCTGCCGCCCACGCGCGGCATGATTTATGACCGCAACGGCGAAGTGCTGGCCGACAATATCCCGACCTACAGCCTGGAAATCATTCCCGACCGCACGTCCGACCTGAACGCCACCCTGGCGGAGCTGAAGACTCTGCTCAACGTCAGCGACGAGGAGATCGCCCGCTTCCACGCCCTGCGCCATCGCCGCAAGACTTTCGAGAGCGTGCCCCTGCGCCTGCAGCTCAGCGAGGAGGAGATCGCCCGCTTTTCGGTGCGCATGCCCCATTTCCCGGGCGTCGAGGTCAAGGCCCGGCTGCTGCGCACTTACCCTTACGGCGAGCTCACCGCCCATGTGGTCGGCTATGTCGGCCGCATCAGCGAGGCCGAACTGCAGCAGCTCGACCCCTCCGTCTACAGCGGCACCTACCACATCGGCAAGAACGGCGTGGAAAAGGCCTACGAATCGGTGCTGCACGGCAAGACCGGCTACGAGGAACTGGAAACCAACGTGGAAGGCCGGTCGATCAACGTGATCGGCCAGAACGAACCCCAGTCCGGCGCGGATCTGCATCTGAGCCTGGACATCAAGATGCAGAAGATCGCCTACGACGCCCTGGGCGATTACAACGGCGCGGTGGTCGCGCTGGATCCGGCGACCGGCCAGGTGCTGGCCCTGGTCAGCAAACCCAGCTTCGATCCCAATCCCTTCATCCAGGGCATACGCCGGGCCGATTATGAAGCCCTGCAGGCCTCGCCCGACCGTCCGCTGTACAACCGCGTGCTGCGCGGCATCTATCCGCCGGGCTCCACGGTCAAGCCCTTCATGGCTCTGGCGGGATTGGAGACGGGACAAATCGGTGCGGGGGGCAGGATCTTCTGCCCCGGCTACTTTCGCCTGCCCGGTTCCTCGCACAAATACCGCGACTGGACCAAATTCGGCCACGGTTCCGTGGACATGCAGTCGGCCATCACCCAGTCCTGCGACGTCTATTTCTACCAACTGGCCCTGCAACTGGGCATAGACCGCATGCACGATTTCATGCAGCGTTTCGGCTTCGGCCGGGAAACCGGCGTCGACCTGGACGGCGAAAAACCCGGCCTCTACCCCTCTCCGGAATGGAAGCGCAAATACCGCAAGCAGCCCTGGTTTGCAGGCGAGACGGTGATCGCCGGCATCGGCCAGGGCTATGTGTCCGTTACGCCGATGCAGCTCGCCCGGGCGGTGGCGAGCCTGGCCAACCAGGGCCGGCTGGTCACGCCGCGCCTGGTTGCCAAAATGGACGCTCCGCCCGGGGTGGAAAACCCGCATCCCCCCGTCAAAGGCGAGAACTTGCACATCTCGCCCAACAACTGGCATACCGTGGTCGATGCCATGACGGACGTGGTGCACAGCCAGCGCGGCACGGCCAAGCTGATCGCTCCCGGCCTCGCTTATCGCGTCGCCGGCAAGACCGGCACGGCCCAGGTGTTCAGCGTGCGTCAAGACCAGGATTACAAGCGCATGCGCGTGAAGGACAAGCTCAAGGACCACGCCTGGTTCATCGCCTTCGCGCCGGCCGAGGCCCCGCGGATCGCCGTCGTGGCGCTCGCCGAAAACGGCAGTCACGGCGGCTCCGTTGCCGCTCCGATCGCGCGCAAGCTCATGGATTATTACCTCAACGGCCATGACGGCTCGTCATCCCCTTGA
- the mreC gene encoding rod shape-determining protein MreC, with protein sequence MFASLALLVVEKQSLWPDLRTPFAVSVYPLQQLVSSPVRLFQDLKSIFADNARLRDENEAMAEELAVLNTRLLRFEALEQENIRLRGLLETSFKLGEQVQIAELLAVNLAPYEHVVVVNKGSRFGAYPGQPVMDAHGVVGQVLRVTPYSAEVMLITDPNHAIPVQVNRNGLRTIALGTGQIDKLSLPYLTGNADIQPGDLLVTSGMGGLFPQGYPVATVNAVSSQASPFAKVTATPVAQLDRNRELLLVWSKSEPIPRIPDGPETHKPENAGPPEKPHAAK encoded by the coding sequence GTGTTTGCCTCGCTGGCCTTGCTGGTCGTGGAGAAGCAGTCGCTGTGGCCGGATCTGCGCACACCGTTCGCGGTCAGCGTGTATCCGCTTCAGCAGCTGGTCAGTTCGCCCGTGCGCCTGTTCCAGGACTTGAAGAGCATCTTCGCGGACAACGCGCGCCTGCGCGACGAAAACGAGGCCATGGCGGAAGAGCTCGCCGTGCTCAACACCCGGCTGCTGCGCTTCGAGGCGCTGGAGCAGGAGAACATCCGCCTGCGCGGCCTGCTGGAAACGTCGTTCAAGTTGGGCGAGCAGGTACAGATCGCCGAACTGCTGGCGGTCAACCTGGCGCCCTACGAGCACGTGGTGGTGGTGAACAAGGGCAGCCGCTTCGGCGCCTATCCCGGTCAGCCGGTGATGGACGCGCACGGCGTGGTCGGCCAGGTGCTGCGCGTCACGCCCTACAGCGCCGAGGTCATGCTCATCACCGACCCGAACCATGCGATACCCGTGCAGGTCAACCGCAACGGCCTGCGCACCATCGCGCTGGGCACCGGCCAGATCGACAAGCTGTCGCTGCCTTATCTCACCGGCAACGCAGACATCCAGCCGGGCGACCTGCTGGTTACGTCCGGCATGGGCGGGCTGTTCCCCCAGGGCTATCCGGTCGCCACCGTCAATGCGGTGTCGTCGCAGGCCAGTCCCTTCGCCAAGGTCACGGCGACGCCGGTCGCGCAGCTCGATCGCAACCGCGAGCTGCTGCTGGTGTGGAGCAAATCGGAGCCCATACCGCGCATACCGGACGGACCCGAGACGCACAAGCCGGAAAACGCCGGACCGCCGGAAAAGCCTCATGCCGCAAAGTAG
- a CDS encoding rod shape-determining protein, with the protein MFKRLRGFFSNDLSIDLGTANTLIYIRGQGIVVNEPSVVAIREDRARGSKTIAAVGAAAKSMLGRTPGNITAIRPLKDGVIADFTVTEKMLQYFIHKVHKSKLLRPSPRVLICVPCGSTQVERRAIKDSAYGAGAREVYLIEEPMAAAVGAGLPVNEARGSMVIDIGGGTSEVAVISLNGIVYSASVRIGGDRLDDAIMNYVRRNYGTLIGEATAERIKHEIGTAYPGSEVKEIEVKGRNLSEGIPRSFVLNSNEILEALQEPLAGIVQAVKLALEQTPPELGADVAERGIFITGGGALLKDIDRLIAEETGLPVFIAEDPLTCVARGGGKVLELLDEKGSAPFSLE; encoded by the coding sequence ATGTTTAAACGCCTGCGCGGATTCTTCTCCAACGACCTGTCCATCGATCTCGGAACCGCCAACACCCTGATTTATATAAGAGGTCAGGGCATCGTGGTCAACGAGCCCTCGGTGGTGGCGATCCGTGAAGACCGGGCGCGCGGTTCCAAGACCATCGCGGCGGTGGGCGCCGCGGCCAAGTCCATGCTGGGAAGAACTCCCGGCAACATCACCGCCATCCGGCCGCTGAAGGACGGCGTGATCGCCGACTTCACGGTTACCGAAAAAATGCTGCAGTATTTCATCCACAAGGTGCACAAGAGCAAGCTGCTGCGCCCCAGTCCGCGAGTGCTGATCTGTGTGCCCTGCGGTTCGACCCAGGTGGAGCGCCGCGCGATCAAGGACTCGGCCTACGGCGCCGGCGCGCGCGAAGTCTACCTGATCGAGGAGCCCATGGCCGCGGCGGTCGGTGCCGGCCTGCCGGTCAACGAAGCGCGCGGCTCCATGGTCATCGACATCGGCGGCGGCACCTCGGAAGTGGCCGTCATTTCGCTCAACGGCATCGTCTACTCCGCGTCGGTCCGCATCGGCGGCGACCGTCTGGACGACGCGATCATGAATTACGTGCGCCGCAACTACGGCACGCTGATCGGTGAAGCTACCGCCGAACGCATCAAGCACGAGATCGGCACCGCCTATCCCGGCAGCGAGGTCAAGGAAATCGAGGTGAAGGGCCGCAACCTGTCGGAAGGCATACCGCGCAGCTTCGTGCTCAACAGCAACGAAATCCTCGAAGCCCTGCAGGAGCCTTTGGCCGGCATCGTGCAGGCGGTCAAGCTGGCGCTGGAACAAACCCCGCCGGAACTGGGCGCCGACGTGGCCGAGCGCGGCATCTTCATCACCGGCGGCGGCGCGCTGCTCAAGGACATCGACCGCCTGATCGCCGAAGAGACCGGCCTGCCGGTGTTTATCGCCGAAGACCCCTTGACCTGCGTGGCTCGGGGCGGCGGCAAGGTCCTGGAGTTGCTCGACGAGAAGGGTTCGGCGCCCTTCTCGCTGGAATAA
- a CDS encoding multidrug efflux SMR transporter: protein MGWLLLFAAGCSEIVFALSLKYNEGFTRLWPSVITAISGLGSFYLLMLSIKTLPLGTAYAVWTGMGAVGVAVLGIILFKESTDWVRMLSILMIVLGIVGLKLTHTE from the coding sequence ATGGGTTGGTTACTGTTGTTCGCGGCGGGTTGTTCGGAGATCGTGTTCGCTTTGAGCCTTAAATATAACGAGGGCTTCACCCGCTTATGGCCGAGCGTCATCACGGCCATTTCCGGCCTGGGCAGCTTTTATTTGCTGATGCTTTCGATCAAGACGCTGCCACTGGGAACGGCCTATGCGGTCTGGACCGGAATGGGCGCCGTGGGAGTCGCCGTCCTGGGAATCATCCTGTTCAAGGAGTCCACGGACTGGGTGAGGATGCTATCGATTTTGATGATAGTGCTGGGCATCGTCGGCTTGAAGCTCACCCACACCGAGTAA
- the mreD gene encoding rod shape-determining protein MreD, with translation MPQSSSAYPVVFVSLMLAMVMRILPFPHELSVYNPDWVLLCLIYWNMAIPERVGVGTAWFAGLLADVLTGRLMGQHALIYSLTAYFCIRLHRRLRLYPLSQQAMTVLGLLLTGQVLMFWTQSVKAAANVDARYWLPSLFGAILWPFLFVLLRRVRRYFNIF, from the coding sequence ATGCCGCAAAGTAGCAGCGCCTATCCCGTGGTCTTCGTCAGCCTGATGCTGGCGATGGTCATGCGCATTCTGCCCTTTCCGCACGAGCTGTCCGTGTACAATCCGGATTGGGTGTTGTTGTGCCTGATTTACTGGAACATGGCGATCCCGGAACGGGTCGGCGTGGGCACCGCCTGGTTCGCCGGCCTGTTGGCCGACGTCCTGACCGGCCGCCTGATGGGCCAGCACGCGCTGATCTATTCGCTGACGGCTTATTTCTGCATACGCCTTCACCGGCGGCTGCGGCTTTATCCCTTGTCGCAGCAAGCCATGACGGTGTTGGGTTTATTGCTCACGGGGCAGGTGCTGATGTTCTGGACCCAAAGCGTCAAGGCGGCCGCCAACGTCGACGCGCGCTACTGGCTGCCGTCCTTGTTCGGCGCGATCCTATGGCCGTTCCTGTTCGTCCTCCTGCGGCGCGTCCGGCGCTACTTCAACATATTCTGA
- the gatC gene encoding Asp-tRNA(Asn)/Glu-tRNA(Gln) amidotransferase subunit GatC, translating into MSLSAEEVNKIAWLARIAIDPDKVEAYAHDLSGILDFVEQMSTVDTAGVPPMAHPMDQAQRLRVDEATEPNQRELFQSHAPLVEAGLYLVPKVIE; encoded by the coding sequence ATGTCTTTAAGTGCCGAAGAGGTCAACAAAATCGCCTGGCTGGCCCGCATCGCCATCGATCCCGACAAGGTGGAGGCTTACGCCCACGACTTGTCCGGCATCCTCGACTTCGTCGAACAGATGAGCACCGTCGACACCGCCGGCGTTCCGCCCATGGCCCATCCCATGGACCAGGCCCAGCGCCTGCGGGTTGACGAGGCGACCGAGCCCAACCAGCGCGAATTGTTCCAATCCCACGCCCCCCTGGTGGAAGCCGGGCTTTATCTGGTGCCCAAGGTCATCGAATAA
- the gatA gene encoding Asp-tRNA(Asn)/Glu-tRNA(Gln) amidotransferase subunit GatA, with product MHDKTIAELSLGLRNKDYSSLELTQAFLTRIREHNPTLNAYITVTEDRALEQARAADAALAAGQATALTGIPIAQKDIFCTQGVRSSCGSKMLDNFISPYDATVVERFNAAGAVMLGKLNMDEFAMGSSNETSYYGPVRNPWDTGTVPGGSSGGSAAAVSARLAPGATGTDTGGSIRQPASFCGITGLKPTYGLVSRYGMIAFASSLDQGGPMARTAEDCALMLQTMAGFDPRDSTSVDRPVEDFSAGLNGSLDGLRIGLPKEFFGEGLDADIARLIDEAVAEYRKLGAEVKEVALPHMYLSAPAYYVVAPAECSSNLARFDGVRYGYRCENPADLKDLYTRSRGEGFGAEVKRRILIGTYALSAGYYDAYYLKAQKIRRLISDDFQKAFQEVDVILGPTSPSVAFRFGEKSADPIAMYLSDIYTIAVNLAGLPGMSVPIGFSKNLPVGLQIIGNYFSEARLLNVAHRYQQVTDWHARAPQEFA from the coding sequence ATGCATGACAAAACCATCGCGGAGCTGTCCCTAGGACTCCGCAACAAGGATTACAGCAGCCTGGAACTGACCCAGGCCTTCCTGACCCGCATACGCGAACACAACCCCACGCTCAACGCCTACATTACCGTCACCGAAGACCGGGCGCTGGAGCAGGCCAGGGCGGCCGATGCGGCGCTGGCCGCCGGCCAGGCCACGGCCTTGACCGGCATACCGATCGCCCAGAAAGACATCTTCTGCACCCAGGGCGTACGCAGTTCCTGCGGCTCCAAGATGCTGGACAATTTCATCTCGCCCTACGACGCGACCGTGGTCGAGCGCTTCAACGCCGCCGGCGCGGTGATGCTGGGCAAGCTCAACATGGACGAGTTCGCCATGGGCTCGTCCAACGAGACCAGCTACTACGGGCCGGTCAGGAATCCCTGGGACACCGGCACGGTGCCCGGCGGTTCCTCCGGCGGCTCGGCCGCCGCCGTGTCCGCGAGACTGGCTCCCGGCGCCACCGGCACCGACACCGGCGGCTCCATCCGCCAGCCGGCTTCATTCTGCGGCATCACCGGACTCAAGCCCACCTACGGCCTGGTATCGCGCTACGGCATGATCGCCTTCGCTTCCAGCCTGGACCAGGGCGGACCGATGGCGCGCACCGCCGAGGATTGCGCCCTGATGCTGCAGACCATGGCCGGATTCGACCCGCGCGACTCTACCAGCGTCGACCGGCCGGTCGAGGATTTTTCCGCCGGCTTGAACGGCAGCCTGGACGGCCTGCGTATCGGCCTGCCCAAGGAATTCTTCGGCGAAGGTCTGGACGCCGACATCGCCCGTCTGATCGACGAAGCGGTGGCTGAATACCGCAAGCTGGGCGCCGAGGTGAAGGAAGTCGCCCTGCCCCACATGTACCTGTCCGCGCCTGCCTATTACGTCGTGGCCCCGGCGGAATGCTCGTCCAACCTCGCCCGTTTCGACGGCGTGCGCTACGGCTACCGCTGCGAAAACCCGGCCGACCTCAAAGACTTGTACACCCGCTCGCGCGGTGAAGGCTTCGGCGCCGAGGTCAAGCGCCGCATCCTGATCGGCACCTATGCCCTCTCGGCCGGCTATTACGACGCTTATTACCTCAAGGCCCAGAAGATCCGCCGCCTGATCAGCGACGACTTCCAGAAGGCCTTCCAGGAAGTCGACGTGATCCTGGGACCGACCTCGCCGTCGGTGGCGTTCCGCTTCGGCGAAAAGAGCGCCGATCCCATCGCCATGTATCTGTCGGACATCTACACCATCGCGGTAAACCTGGCCGGCCTGCCGGGCATGTCCGTGCCCATCGGGTTCTCCAAGAACCTGCCGGTGGGTCTGCAGATCATCGGCAATTATTTCTCCGAAGCCCGTTTGCTCAACGTCGCCCACCGCTACCAGCAGGTGACCGACTGGCATGCCCGTGCTCCCCAAGAATTCGCCTAA